Genomic segment of Populus trichocarpa isolate Nisqually-1 chromosome 12, P.trichocarpa_v4.1, whole genome shotgun sequence:
TCAGTAAAAGTTACACATCATcgtatttttatgattttttttgtttttttttcattataattttcttgGTATATACCGATAAATATAGCGATGAAAAattctatcaataaaaaaattcatcataaaatttaatattggcTCTAAtttacaacaaattaatttaaattttaatcactATCTAGGACTCAATTGGATTACGTATTCTAGGTGCATTGTCCTGGTTTTGAACTTCAATTGCGTCAGAAGATTAATCAAGCACATCTTGAATTATGAAGCAGCCGCAATTATAATCACGCAGTGATCAATTTTTATGCTTCCACAAGAAGGAGAACAAAGTGGAAGACATGTCAAaaccatagaaaaaaattaatgcctCACTAACCACACACTAATTTCAAACCATAGAAAAACAACACGGCCagtaaatattttctttgctaTATGTAGACGCTAATTACCTACGTACCAACCATATGAGTCCTTTTCAAGGGACGTTGCTAATTGCATCCAGTTTCGTGGCCTAGCGGTTTTAGTAGGAATTCCATGTCTTTGCACATAGGTTCGAATCTTAGTGTGTATGTCTGTcatccccgcggtgccttacctgttTACTGAGTTTACAGGGTGTTCAGTGAATCCGAGAATTaatcgtggtgcgcgtaagctaaCTCGGACATCCCggattatctaaaaaaaaaataaagggacatGGCAAATTATTTGGTATAATAGCAGCATGTACAAATCTTAGTTTTGCTATTCTAATTTCTAATTCTAAGATTTGAATTTCTATGCCTTTTTAGAAGGATggcattaattttattaatattgaattaaatataaataaatcattatttccACATTAGCTATATCTAGAGAAATTATaacttactattttttaaaatagatagcACCGATAGTGTTCTCAGGTCCCTTCCCTTCAAGCCACGGAtattactaaaaacaaaatattaaaattataaattaaagaatttttaatttccccccccaaaatcttaatttgtcgGGAATGATCCTTTTTCAGCCATTGGATAATTTAGTTAATTAGAGGTTGGAAGCATGACACATATCACAATATCACCACCAAATTCAACCCAAAAGTAATTAGCATAATGCTATAACATTAGTAGGTCTTAATTTTCATAATCAAATCATAGTTTAAGGAGTAAACCTTCAATTTTATATGACCACAGAATCATACTGAAAAATATTACTATAActttatgaattaatatattctaaaataaagttattatcactatgtacattatttttttctttattgatgaAAAGTCTTGTTTATACTCATTAAACTTGGATTAGTTTTGCAAATTAACTCGAAATGGATTAATTCAGatgtaaataaatttagattgaaaataaataaataaattaatccatGACTtgaataactcaataaaaacttgtgatttttttaataaaaatattattaaaatttttttttttcttattctcccacataactttttttttctcggcGTCAACTTCCTTTTTCGGATACCTTAAAGCCCTTGAAGGGTAAGACCCGAGCCTTTTCCCATTCGAATTTAATAACTCTGAAGTTCAATCATGATGtcgttgaaaaaataattaatatttcatccTCTATCAATGCACATTTTCTTGCTTAAGAAGAcggtgaaattaattttattacactCACGAACCTAATAGTTTGGCTAGGGAAATGAGCCGAACCAAACCTAACTTAGGTCATGTCTCCTTAACCaagcaaccaaaaaaaaaaaattaaattctttacaTGTCTATCATCGAGGAATAAACAAAGAAGGTAAatgaaaggaaggaagaaacaGGGTTTGGAGCATAGCTCATTTTGTAAGCTCCGCAAACTatagtttattaatatcatcatattCAAGGAGCAATAAGAACAAAGAAGAAGTTGGATCCGTTGTAAACAATGCCCTTTTTAAATCACCAAGCTCAAGGAATCAAGGAAAACATATCTTTTGtggattttaaaatacaaagtaCACGAGGCAATATTGTCATCCTAATATTTTATCTCATGACAACTGATGAGCTAGCCAGTCCAAATATATctcaatcaatattttaaacCCTAAATTTAGGATGTATAGTTTTCACTGggagtgagcaaaaaaactgaaaaatcgattaaatcgagaaaataaaaaaaaataattgaaaaaaccgaaccatgaaaaaaatcgattaaatcgattagaattttttaaaaactgatCGGTTCagttttataaacctgaaaaaaaaaacaggaaaaaaccgagccaaaccgggaAAACCCAatccaaaccggaaaaaccaagaaaataaaaccggtttttgttctaaaataaccgaatcgaaccgaaaccggtcggtttgaactggttttggttttttatttaaaaaaccggtttaattattgtttcaataaaaaccaaaccgaaccgaaaataatcacccttaATCTTTAAAAGAAGTaagtaaaaatctaaaaatttaaagatcgATTTGTTAGATATTAATCACTATTTTGATACGCGAGCATGAGGGTAGAAAAACAGTAGAACTTGCATGGTGAATATACAAGATCTTAGAGTATGATAtttcataaaatcaataaaaaaaaacaatagcctTTTGGTGTTATGGTAATCACAAAAGAGTGTtcgtaaaaaaatatctcttttattttatttttgcatataATATTTAGACTTTGTGTTAAATTTGCTTTGTCGGAGTGactcattgaaaaatataaaatataatatccaaaattaatgaattaaaaaaaaattaaaacagtttTTTTGTAATAAGCTGGGAGCAAGTGCTTGTCCACTAGCTGCATGAACAGAAGCCGAAGAATCACTTGTTTAATAAAGGAATAGTATCttcgttattttttaatataatctcaGGGGGCAAAAAATCGTGAAGTGTCCGCAAAGGGACAGTGGGCTCCTAAGACGTAGCTCTTgagcaataaaaaatgaagatttttttaacctttttattttttattttttattttttttatttgtaaggaTCGATGTGTGTTATGCTGTAATCCTTCCAAACAAGACAATTTCACCACGTAAAACCGTTGCCTgtgttgttttttcatatattattattcattgaTCAACGCTAATACAAGTTGCTTAATTTCCTGATCAGCTTCTGTGATTAGAACTAATCACAATTATTAGAAGATTATAACCTCTAGCATCTTTACCATAAATTAATGTAAAACCCATTAATTAAATCTACCCTGTCATGCACACTAAACCAATTAATTGGTTTTACAGTTAACAAAGGGCTCACCTTTGCCTCTTGGTGCTTCAATTAACTtcctgtttatatatatatatatatatatatatatatatatatatatatatatatatatattgaacaaaaaGAGGGTAACAATGGGCTTGCAGTGCTAAACAATGGACACAGAAAAGAGCACGattgttataataattttaaattatgagttacttcaatttttcatttgcaaagaaataattaaaatgtttcttttatgtgtaatttaatcataaaaaataaaataaattttcctaAAGTgagaattaaaaacataaatgtgCGTGATTCTAATCGTAGACAAATGAATGCAACTCTTGGTGAGCTTCTTGCGgtgtttttatttggtttttcctCATCAAGAGTGACAAAGTAAAACTTAATTTCTCACCAAACTAAATTAATGTCAATGCCTACATATATGAGTACTTCCCATTTGAATAAGTGAGTTTCTTATGAAAACAATAATTAGacttattttatgaaaattactgttttgaaattaaaaaaacataatctttttattttaaaaatatattaatttaattacttcaaaattattttaaacttattttatgtctcgtgtttatattttttttcaagtacatTAACTCATCTCAaagtataatatataaatatttctcaaaaaaaatttgtaatatTGAAGATAATCTAGAACAACTTGCACGGTTGCATTTACTTGGTGATATAATATTAGTCtaatattcaatttttcatgCCTCACTATTTTGTCACTTGCACTTGTAGAAGCAAACAAGGATTGCCTCCATTGTACATATtccattttttataatatctaaTATTTTGCAATTCAATTAACCAATTGATTCCTACTAATTATATCCACATAACCAAGCCATGATCTTAATTTGCTATTAGGATTATTGAAAGCAATAATTAGACTAACCAAACGCGGCTTCTCGGAGCAGATCAGTACCAACTCTCCTATTATTTTATAGAGAGAAGGAGATCCATGCAAGAAAGAGAGACGATAATTAGCTGAAAATGGATCGTGTTATGAGGTTAGTGGTCATGATCCTGTAACTATTAGCTGGGACGGCAAGATTGAAAGCTCAGATCTTACAACATGCATGGTCAATGGATCTGATTGATGAACCCTTTTGGCTTGATCTTGTTATATAAATTCCTTCGATTGCAAAAGAAAATGGTCCCATGGAAGCCATTGATGACGCTCATCTTAAGAAAATCATATTGACCGGCCGTTTCATTAGGTGAGGAGTCCTCAGTTTAATTTGTACTCCTTCACAGATTCCAGGGGTCAGAGCACAGGCAAAGGAGCCAAGCCATGACGCATATTTTATTTGCTGCTTGGGGTGTTGTTGGATTGCATTGCACATGTTGGGGTCTTGTGTAGGGCATGGACCCGTCAGTGGGGTATAGCAGGCAGAAGTGGTTTAAAGCTATGATAATTTTCTTGACAGAGATACTTTGCCCTTTGACTGCATGTGTTTGTATATTTTGGTATGAGCCATTAAGGTTGGCTTTGGTATAAAATTATAAGCGCGAGATTGgtatatagatatattttatggttgccagaataaaaaataaattttttaaaaattataaatcatagATTTTTCCAAACAATTCCTTCAAAATCATAGATAAAATGTTGGAGGACtcctagtaattaaaaaaatgaaaaacattctAGGTATGCCATGAGAATATCAAGGAGAAAAATATGAgactataaattaatttaaaacacaacataacaagaaaaaaattaattccaaacaaTTCCTTCAAAATTAATGGGTTGGCAGTAGAAACTATTCCCTTTTATCTATAAATAGCAAGACAATAACTGATTAAGAAATAGAATTGAACTAGGTGTCACACCAACAATTTATTGTGTTTAAATGAACACATCCAtagttaaaattagatttttaattttatttttttataagctcTCCAAGTTCAATTCATGAAAAGAGTGGCTAGGGgatatttaattagagattaagaatgattattctcattataacccaaaaaagaaacacaTTATATccgattaataaaaaaataataacataccATATATTTTGTGCTATAAAAACCAATTACAACAATGAatctataaagaaaaatatatatatataattttatccaaTACGTTTTATAGAATGGGTGGTAGGTTGGTTTCTAAGTTATTGGCTGGTCATGGACCTACACTAGGAGTAGGTAGTTGGGAATGCTGAAGGAAATGTGTTCGAAACTATTTGAATATCATGCTGTAAACTATTTCACACCAACCCCACTGTCCCTTTACTTTTCCTCTTGCAAATGTAAACGATGAACACGAAGATTCACTTTATACGGCTGCATCATCCTTTCCTTTAATAATTGCATATGATCATAGCCAACCTTATAATTAATCATAATTCATTTTGTTTCCACtgcaaaatttgtttttttttgctaaaggAGGCTTTTTTTTGGCTCGATACATGCACTATATTATTGTGCTGCTTATAGCTGTATTTCCTAGCATCAAATTGCACTTATCTCACATGGAGTTgtgaattttataatataatatttgaatttgGCATGAAAGATTTGATAAGTTTTAGTTGCTGGTGAACCTACAAATTATAGATTTAGGTTTCGTACAGGCTATTGcaggattttttttacctaacGTGCTCCAATTAGTTTAAGATTAATGATAATTAGTTGGTTGAAATCAATTGTAGAGAGATTCTAGAGGATCTAAATGGAGAATTTTGTGCACTTTAATGAATAAATTATCACAAGAATGCTGTGTATGAGAATGAATGATGCTAACATTTCACATCATCTAGGTGAAGTCCTTTATGAGTGTTAGGGTAGCGAGCTTCTCTTTTCAATGTTTCATGGCCCATATGCTAGGACAATTCAACATCATCAAGAAGCATCTACCAACTTTGGGGTcagaaaattcaattatttttaagcCCAGAGAGTCTTGAAGTTGTTTCCAAAACTAAGTAGTCTAGCACTAACATTCACATGACGAGCAACTGTATACGAGAAGATGAAATTTGCAccacaagttttaaaaaaaatcaggatttGCAAGACTGTATCAGCAATCATGTCCCTTGACTTCAATTTGCATGCAGGCCATGCTAGAGGTATTGGCATTTTCCATATATAATGCAGACAAGGATTGATCATTTTGTCTTTGGTACAATAAATAGATGCTACTATTGATGAAAGCTTTGTCTACTTCGACAGAAAGTTTTGGTAGTTATGAAGACACATTCTATTCAGTGGTAGATAACTACCACTCACTACTCAGGTTGTTCGAGGCAGATCTCACACATGGTTTAGGTACAAAGTTTATATCATCTCAGGTCACTATGAGGTCGTGGCCAAAACATGGATGTGGAAAGCTGTCTTTATCAGTTTTTACCTCTTACGAGGTAGAAGTAAAATGACAGtaccttcttctttcccatctgAGACGTTTGCCAGGCCTAAAAGGAGTAGggcttttaataattttggccCATTTCAGCTGTTAAAGCATTTCTTGTTTTGACTAGAAAAAGCTCGTATTTTCTGTGAATTCAACTCTTGAATTCCTTATCTGCATCACTTCATGGAGGAGCAAAGAACTAAAGTTAGAATGGCCCTCGTCTAATCAAGGCATGCTAAAAAGATATTGGCTACTTTTCAGTCTTTACTCTTTACTAGGTCTaggattttatataattttatgtggTATTTATTGAAGAGCATCCACTATTCCTCCCAGCCCAATTCTTTTCACCTTCTACAAATTGCAATGGCCATTTTGAAGCTTCTTCAAGAGCACCATACTGGGATGGATTCTTATCCTACGAAAAAGGGTTCTTGGCTTTTTCTTAGTTCTCTTGTCTCAACAcgatttaataaaagaaataaaaataaaaaggttatcattttaaatgaaaaaaaatcattgggaGCAATTGATTTCAAGTTGAAATGATCAGGAAACAGTTGCTCttcatatatgtgtgtgtgtgtgtgtaaatttATAAGAAGAAAGTGTTAGCATTTCCAGAAGAATTCAAGAGCAACAAAGTCGGAAAACCTACAGCTTATGTTATGCCTGAGGTTATAATCCAAACAGAATACCTCgtcaagaaaaaagagaaaaaaatcttgattctaTCTGCTGCAAcagaaaacaaatcttgattTGATGGCAACCGGAAGGTTCGTTTGGCTTAGAAATCCTTACTGATCAAGAACCTAGTGAGTTCGGTCCCAGTCCCATTCTTCTCTAGCTGTTTGTTACCGAATATGTCCAGCCACCAAAGAATCCCCACCGGTGATATGAACACAGATTTGCACTCCTACAGCCAAAGTTTTATGCGCCTCAGCTTCTACCTTGTCCTTGCTTTTAGATCAGTTCGCAAAGAGAAACAGCCACGAAATTCTGTTGTTTGCCATCACAATAGCACCGCTGTCCATAGAATCGTCACTAATTTCCCCTTCAGTCACTCCTCTTTCTCCTTGATTATCTAGGACTTGACCTTCTACTCTCTTCCTACGAGTAACATAACATGCTGGGCTTGAACACTGCagctttcctttccttgttcTTCGTAACGTTATCACAGATTGAATTGAACGGCCCATATCTCCTACATTCTGATTAGAGAGCCCAAATAGTGTTCAGAACACGTGAAGGCCCATCACCTAATTCTGACTGTAATTTCTTAATCCATATCCCTCTATCTCCGGAAACAACAAGGATATGCCAAGATTTCCCATACTGTAATCGTAATCCTCCAGAAAAATTCTCTTCCTGCCTGCCTGCTTGGTCACACTCCACATCATCTATCTGTCACCTAgtttttttcccaataaaaaagaagaaaaaaaatcaatgaatcacaaaaatatatattaaatgcaaCAAAATGTGGGGGACTAGACTCAACAACCACACCAAGCACAACTATATAGTGGGCTTGTAAGTCCAGCttgtcttatatatatatatatatatatatatatatataagagtatataaaatgaaaatttctaaACTGATTTGGAGCTTATTTGGTATtggattaattatttcttttcaaagtaatttttatttaaaaatatattaaaataacatttgtttattttttaaaaatatatcacaatttttttaatttttaatttcttttaaaatgtaaaaacaaacatgcatttATGGTGCACTCAAATAAATACTTTCCTTCCTCTACTAGTTAACACACATAAAAACTTAACAAACACGCCAGGTCCAAGTGGCTTGCGTTTGGCATAATTACCGAACCTAAGTTTTTTAAGTCTGACATGATCATTAGTCTTAAATCATTTAGACCTGACATGCCACCAGATTCAAGGCTCTTGAGTCTTGCATGATCGCCAGACTCAAGAGACTAAAAtattctctatatttttaatattttttttatatttaatttattttgattgattgtgGCATAGCACGTgccaatatattaatatatataatgggttgtataattgatataattaaataaatataaaatttgtatttttttttaaattaaccaaTGCCATTGATTGATCAACTAAATTATAACCTCTATTGAAATTAAAGAGAAGCTGTCCAACCGTCCAACTTGAGCTCCTTCTTCTTGGTTTTGCTCGTTTTCATTGGCCGCTCACCATTTGTATTTTGTGCCGTtgacagagagaaaaaaaaagagggtaaAATTCTTAACAAGTCGAGCTGTAGACTTTTGATGCAAACCATAATTATTGATTAACAATGAAGTACAAGAATTACAGCACGAATGACGAAATTTCATAActtcaaactaaaaataaaatctacaagcaGTACTGGCGCAACACACGTCACGATTAACAGAAGTGATAAACTATATATGTTACAGACTTCAAACCACTCTTTTTCCAGAAAACGTAGTGACCTAATAACGTAGAAGGTATAGGATAAACCGTGTCACGGTGACCAGCAGGATGAGAGATCCAACAACAGTTCCAGTTCCTgtccaaatatttttgaagtaCACACTTACCAAGTACGCCTTGTTTTTATTCCAGGAGCTGTCATAGTAATCATTCAGCAGTTTGGACAGAGGGTCAAAAGTGGAAGAAACTTCTACCATTTCTCGACAAAGTCCGTTAATAAGCTCCGCCACGGCTTTACTGTCACCTAGCTTGCTAACAATAACTTTATTTTCGATGAGCAAATCCACATCGTTGTCAAGATCCACGAGAAAATCTAGTAGCTTAACATAACGGCAAATGTACTCTTCTCCTGGATAATGTAACTGCTCCAACGCAATGAGGTTTCGGAGGAGACATTCGGTATTGTTGTCGATTTCAAGGGAAGGCATAAGTAACTTACCTTTCTTATCTGAAAGCGGTGTCTGAACTTTTGAGAGAGGTTTCCAGGCTCTAATGTCAAGCAGGGATACATTCGGCAATGGCTTGAACTTAATTCCTGCCTGCTGCAGCATTTTTGCGCTGTAAAGAGTTTTTATCGGTTCTGCATTCTGATCAATTTTTAAATCCGGGTGCTTGAATGATAGAAAACATCTCACCAAATCTGTGAAATGTAGTATTTTTTGGCTGGGCTCGGATGTCTTTTTGTACTTATCAAAGTACCGGAAGGAAAGGTACATGAAAGGTTTGCAATGGGTCGTGCTCATTGCACAATCATATAATTCATTGAGAGTAGAGAATGGCAGCTGATTTTCAAGCAATATCAAGTCTCGTCGAATCGCAGCTCTCAACCAGGGTTGGCCTATTATAAAATCGTCTTGATAGTTGCTGTTATCGCCCAGGTATTCTTCATTCCTCAAGAAGAGCTCGAAGATGAATACAGCATCTAACAGAACCATCATCACAAACTGATCGCCGCTAAGCTTCGAGGAATCAGCTGCATAGCAACGGCGTATGTGATCTTCTTGACTTGAAATGGTTCTCAGAAGTGTTTCCAAAAGTTCTTCTTGCTCCTTTTCCACTCTCAGTCTACAAAATTCTTTCAGATATCTCCGTTTCTGAATTTCCATAGCCACCAATTTTTCGCTATAATGATGAATAGGGCCTATAGAGATTACTCGAGGAGTGTAGGCATCTTCCTTTCGATCACGAAGTGCTGAAGGAACTTCATAGATACACTGCTCAGACCGAAAGCTAGTCTCCAAGTCATCtcgaataataattaaaatatcttgGCGCAGCTTTTCAATTGGAATTGAAGGGCTTTTTAATCGATCGTTTTCTCCCATTTGTTGAAGTTTTCTGATCATGTGACAAATAAATA
This window contains:
- the LOC7493190 gene encoding UPF0481 protein At3g47200 is translated as MGENDRLKSPSIPIEKLRQDILIIIRDDLETSFRSEQCIYEVPSALRDRKEDAYTPRVISIGPIHHYSEKLVAMEIQKRRYLKEFCRLRVEKEQEELLETLLRTISSQEDHIRRCYAADSSKLSGDQFVMMVLLDAVFIFELFLRNEEYLGDNSNYQDDFIIGQPWLRAAIRRDLILLENQLPFSTLNELYDCAMSTTHCKPFMYLSFRYFDKYKKTSEPSQKILHFTDLVRCFLSFKHPDLKIDQNAEPIKTLYSAKMLQQAGIKFKPLPNVSLLDIRAWKPLSKVQTPLSDKKGKLLMPSLEIDNNTECLLRNLIALEQLHYPGEEYICRYVKLLDFLVDLDNDVDLLIENKVIVSKLGDSKAVAELINGLCREMVEVSSTFDPLSKLLNDYYDSSWNKNKAYLVSVYFKNIWTGTGTVVGSLILLVTVTRFILYLLRY